In a single window of the Ancylobacter polymorphus genome:
- a CDS encoding ABC transporter substrate-binding protein, with product MKIARILLAAAALAIGAGAAQAEMKKVRIGTEGAYPPFNSVDSVGKLVGFDIEIGEALCAKMKVECTFVAQDWDGIIPALLAKKYDVILASMSITDERKEKVAFTIPYYLTPGSFIAPKDTKITEITPAALKGKTIGAQSSTTGATYLEDKYKDSEIKLYPTQDEANADLAAGRLDAVLADKFVLYEWLEKSTDGKCCKFVGPDLKDVNPQGTGIAVRKEDNELREALNKAIQEINADGTFAKINAKYFPFPIN from the coding sequence ATGAAAATCGCCAGGATTCTGCTCGCGGCCGCCGCTCTTGCCATTGGCGCCGGTGCCGCGCAGGCCGAGATGAAGAAGGTTCGCATCGGCACGGAGGGGGCCTACCCGCCCTTCAATTCGGTCGACTCGGTCGGCAAGCTCGTCGGCTTCGACATCGAGATCGGCGAGGCGCTGTGCGCCAAGATGAAGGTCGAGTGCACCTTCGTGGCGCAGGATTGGGATGGCATCATCCCCGCGCTGCTCGCCAAGAAATACGACGTCATCCTCGCCTCCATGTCGATCACCGACGAGCGCAAGGAGAAGGTCGCCTTCACCATTCCCTACTATCTGACGCCCGGCAGCTTCATCGCGCCGAAGGACACCAAGATCACGGAGATCACCCCCGCGGCGCTGAAGGGCAAGACCATCGGCGCGCAGTCCTCGACCACCGGCGCCACCTATCTCGAAGACAAGTACAAGGATTCCGAGATCAAGCTCTACCCGACGCAGGACGAGGCCAATGCCGACTTGGCCGCCGGGCGCCTTGACGCCGTGCTGGCCGACAAGTTCGTGCTGTACGAATGGCTGGAGAAGTCCACGGACGGCAAGTGCTGCAAGTTCGTCGGCCCCGACCTCAAGGACGTGAATCCGCAGGGCACCGGCATTGCTGTGCGCAAGGAAGACAACGAGCTGCGCGAGGCGCTGAACAAGGCGATCCAGGAGATCAACGCGGACGGCACCTTCGCCAAGATCAACGCCAAGTACTTCCCGTTCCCGATCAACTGA
- the nusB gene encoding transcription antitermination factor NusB: MATDDKPSTKTAGHKPVRKSAARLNAVQALYQMDLAATPLSEILAQFESHWIGQEIEGDEIASADLNLFRDIVSGVVREQRSVDTLLDAALVHGWPLKRIEAVLRATLRAGTYELSERPDVPARVVIAEYVNVAGAFLDREETGMVNAVLDGIAREKRPADFTG; this comes from the coding sequence ATGGCCACCGACGACAAGCCGAGCACCAAGACCGCCGGGCACAAGCCGGTGCGCAAGAGCGCCGCCCGCCTCAACGCCGTTCAGGCACTGTACCAGATGGACCTGGCGGCGACGCCGCTGTCGGAAATCCTCGCCCAGTTCGAGAGCCACTGGATCGGACAGGAGATCGAGGGCGACGAAATCGCCAGCGCCGACCTCAACCTGTTCCGCGACATTGTCAGCGGCGTCGTGCGCGAGCAGAGGAGCGTCGACACGCTGCTTGACGCCGCGCTGGTCCACGGCTGGCCGCTTAAGCGTATCGAGGCGGTCCTGCGCGCCACGCTGCGGGCCGGGACCTATGAACTTTCCGAGCGGCCGGACGTTCCTGCCCGTGTGGTCATCGCCGAATATGTGAATGTCGCCGGCGCCTTCCTCGACCGCGAGGAGACCGGCATGGTCAACGCGGTGCTCGACGGCATCGCGCGGGAGAAGCGGCCGGCTGATTTCACCGGCTAG
- a CDS encoding nitroreductase family protein, with translation MNHPAHAHALPADALLAAPLDVPASAEMLERLESRRSSPLRGLVEPGPTEDELRRLLALASRVPDHGRLCPWRFIVLAGEARGALGQRFDALYARQNPEIPTAKADMWTQYLLRAPVTVVLVSRPDPTAKVPEWNQVLSAGAAGMALTVGAAAMGFATQWLLKWPGRDPEAAALLGVGSGERIAGFIHIGRPARITEDRPRPALGDVVSYWTPDQSMSNDTP, from the coding sequence ATGAATCACCCTGCCCATGCGCACGCCCTGCCCGCTGACGCGTTGCTCGCCGCGCCTCTGGACGTGCCCGCCAGCGCGGAGATGCTGGAGCGGCTTGAGAGCCGTCGTTCGTCGCCATTGCGTGGGCTGGTGGAGCCGGGGCCGACGGAGGACGAATTGCGGCGCCTGCTCGCCCTCGCCAGCCGCGTTCCGGACCATGGGCGGCTCTGCCCGTGGCGTTTCATCGTGCTCGCCGGCGAGGCGCGAGGGGCGCTCGGGCAACGGTTCGACGCGCTTTATGCCCGGCAGAATCCTGAAATTCCAACCGCCAAGGCCGATATGTGGACGCAATATCTGCTGCGCGCGCCGGTGACGGTGGTACTGGTCAGCCGACCCGATCCGACCGCCAAGGTGCCAGAGTGGAACCAGGTACTCTCGGCCGGCGCGGCGGGCATGGCGCTCACCGTGGGCGCGGCGGCGATGGGATTCGCTACGCAATGGCTGTTGAAATGGCCGGGGCGCGACCCTGAAGCCGCCGCGCTGCTAGGCGTGGGGTCGGGCGAGCGGATCGCCGGCTTCATCCATATCGGACGGCCGGCGCGCATCACCGAGGACCGGCCGCGACCGGCCCTCGGTGACGTGGTGTCCTACTGGACACCGGATCAGTCGATGTCGAACGACACGCCCTGA
- a CDS encoding ubiquinol-cytochrome C chaperone family protein, with protein MILRFFRRNDGSETIQRLYGAIVAHSRQPVFYTDYAVPDTIEGRFEMILVHAFLLFHRLKGEDEARRGLGQGVFDAFCTDMDANLREMGVGDLTVPKKMKKVAEAFYGRIAAYEPPVEAGDVGALAEAVLRNVYGSHTAHADEARAFAQYMIAAAASLREVDFARFAAGDFPLAPPAALGSTETDPS; from the coding sequence ATGATTCTGCGTTTCTTCCGCCGGAATGACGGAAGCGAGACCATTCAGCGGCTCTATGGCGCGATCGTGGCGCATTCGCGCCAGCCCGTATTTTACACCGATTACGCCGTCCCCGACACCATTGAAGGCCGGTTCGAGATGATCCTCGTCCATGCCTTCCTGCTGTTTCATCGTCTCAAGGGCGAAGACGAGGCGCGCCGCGGCCTGGGACAGGGCGTGTTCGACGCCTTCTGCACCGACATGGACGCCAATCTCCGGGAGATGGGGGTCGGGGACCTCACCGTGCCGAAGAAGATGAAAAAGGTGGCCGAGGCGTTCTATGGCCGCATCGCTGCCTACGAGCCGCCGGTCGAGGCGGGCGACGTCGGCGCGCTCGCCGAGGCGGTGCTGCGCAATGTCTACGGCTCCCACACGGCGCATGCAGATGAGGCGCGCGCCTTCGCGCAGTATATGATAGCGGCGGCGGCCTCGTTGCGGGAGGTTGATTTCGCCCGCTTCGCCGCCGGCGACTTCCCGCTGGCCCCGCCGGCCGCTCTCGGCTCCACGGAGACAGACCCGTCATGA
- a CDS encoding YceD family protein, whose protein sequence is MTDASPLSKPVLVASLPEDGLTLKLTPDATTRAALAKDLGIPGIPALTADVTLTPGRGGTVHVTGRVDAVVTQTCVVTLEDFDSKVSEPIDLRFAPPEKLPEIRPGAEIDVSELDLPDPLVDGTIDAGAVAAEFLALGLDPYPRKPDAQFEGPAEPGPAEASPFAALAKLRGGGGGDAD, encoded by the coding sequence ATGACCGACGCTTCCCCGCTTTCCAAACCGGTCCTCGTCGCCAGCCTGCCGGAAGACGGGCTGACGCTGAAGCTCACCCCGGACGCCACCACAAGGGCGGCGCTGGCCAAGGACCTCGGTATCCCCGGCATTCCCGCGCTGACGGCCGACGTAACGCTAACGCCCGGCCGTGGTGGCACGGTTCATGTCACGGGTCGGGTGGACGCGGTGGTCACCCAGACCTGCGTGGTGACTCTGGAGGATTTCGACAGCAAGGTCTCCGAGCCGATCGACCTGCGCTTCGCACCGCCGGAGAAGCTGCCGGAAATTCGTCCCGGCGCCGAGATCGACGTGTCCGAGCTCGACCTGCCGGACCCGCTGGTCGATGGCACCATCGACGCCGGCGCAGTGGCGGCGGAGTTTCTCGCCCTCGGGCTCGATCCCTATCCGCGCAAGCCGGATGCGCAGTTTGAAGGCCCCGCCGAGCCCGGTCCGGCGGAAGCCTCGCCTTTCGCGGCGCTGGCCAAGTTGCGCGGGGGCGGTGGGGGCGATGCCGATTAA
- a CDS encoding outer membrane protein assembly factor BamE, with product MASTRATRNKAPGTRMATWASIVVAGVGVVGLTACSGDMPMATANMGLPRTPTSFVQERQRGYVIAPEALQQVPIGSSQEQVLLVLGTPSTIATVDGEVFYYISQKAKKVMFLRPEIVDQRVIAVYFDPKDKRVTRIADYGLKDGKVFDFISRTTPTGGSEVSLVGQIFNATNFRPGL from the coding sequence ATGGCATCGACGCGCGCGACGCGGAACAAGGCTCCCGGCACCCGGATGGCGACCTGGGCGTCGATAGTGGTGGCCGGCGTGGGAGTGGTCGGGCTCACTGCCTGTTCCGGCGACATGCCTATGGCGACCGCCAATATGGGCCTGCCGCGCACGCCCACCAGCTTCGTGCAGGAACGGCAGCGCGGTTACGTCATTGCTCCGGAGGCGCTGCAGCAGGTTCCGATCGGGTCGAGCCAGGAGCAGGTGCTGCTGGTGCTCGGCACGCCTTCCACCATCGCCACCGTCGACGGCGAGGTATTCTACTATATCTCGCAAAAGGCCAAGAAGGTGATGTTCCTTCGGCCCGAGATCGTCGACCAGCGGGTGATCGCCGTCTATTTCGATCCGAAGGACAAGCGCGTCACCCGGATCGCCGATTATGGCCTGAAGGACGGCAAGGTGTTCGACTTCATCAGCCGCACCACGCCGACAGGCGGGTCTGAGGTCTCGCTTGTCGGCCAGATCTTCAACGCCACGAATTTCCGCCCGGGCCTTTGA
- a CDS encoding integration host factor subunit alpha: MAGRTITRADLCEAVYQRVGLSRTESAALVETVLSEIADCVARGETVKLSSFGSFVVRQKGERIGRNPKTGEEVPIAPRRVMVFKPSNILKQQINRASPES, encoded by the coding sequence ATGGCAGGTCGCACCATCACGCGCGCCGATCTGTGCGAGGCGGTTTATCAGCGGGTCGGACTTTCACGGACGGAGTCGGCGGCGCTCGTCGAAACCGTGCTGTCCGAAATCGCGGATTGCGTGGCGCGCGGCGAGACGGTGAAGCTCTCTTCCTTCGGATCCTTCGTGGTCCGCCAGAAGGGCGAGCGCATCGGCCGCAACCCGAAGACCGGCGAGGAAGTGCCGATCGCCCCGCGCCGCGTCATGGTGTTCAAGCCCTCCAACATCCTCAAGCAGCAGATCAATCGGGCCTCGCCGGAGTCGTGA
- a CDS encoding beta-ketoacyl-ACP synthase III — translation MSAIRSVVRGVGSYLPARCLTNADLAQMVDTSDEWIVQRTGIRTRHIAAEGEVTSDLAIHAARAALADAGLTPDDIDLIVLATSTPDNTFPATAVSVQAGLGITHGAAFDLQAVCSGFVFALATADNFLKSGAYRRCLVIGAETFSRILDWSDRTTCVLFGDGAGALVLEAVRDEEEGRGVLTSHLRSDGRHKNKLYVDGGVSSTRSVGFLRMEGREVFRHAVGMITDVIVDAFEATGESADTIDWFVPHQANRRIIDASAVKLGIAPEKVVITVDQHGNTSAASIPLALAAAHADGRIKRGDLVLLEAMGGGFTWASALVRW, via the coding sequence GTGAGTGCAATCCGTTCCGTCGTGCGTGGTGTCGGCTCCTATCTGCCGGCCCGCTGTCTGACCAATGCCGACCTCGCGCAGATGGTCGACACATCCGATGAATGGATCGTCCAGCGCACGGGCATCCGCACACGGCACATCGCGGCGGAAGGCGAGGTGACCTCCGATCTCGCCATCCACGCGGCGCGGGCGGCGCTGGCCGACGCCGGGCTGACACCGGACGACATCGACCTCATCGTTCTCGCCACCTCGACACCCGACAACACCTTCCCGGCCACGGCCGTCAGCGTGCAGGCGGGTCTCGGCATCACCCATGGCGCGGCCTTCGATCTCCAGGCGGTGTGCTCGGGCTTTGTCTTCGCACTCGCGACCGCCGACAACTTCCTCAAATCCGGTGCCTATCGCCGCTGTCTGGTCATCGGCGCGGAGACCTTCTCGCGCATCCTCGACTGGTCGGACCGCACGACCTGCGTGCTGTTCGGCGACGGCGCCGGCGCGCTGGTGCTGGAGGCGGTGCGGGACGAGGAGGAGGGCCGTGGCGTCTTGACCTCGCATCTGCGCTCGGACGGCCGTCACAAGAACAAGCTCTATGTCGATGGCGGCGTGTCCTCCACCCGTAGCGTCGGCTTCCTGCGCATGGAAGGCCGCGAAGTGTTCCGCCATGCCGTCGGCATGATCACCGACGTGATCGTCGATGCCTTCGAGGCGACGGGTGAATCGGCGGACACGATCGACTGGTTCGTTCCGCATCAGGCGAACCGCCGCATCATCGACGCCAGCGCCGTCAAGCTCGGCATCGCCCCGGAGAAGGTCGTCATCACTGTCGACCAGCATGGCAACACCTCGGCCGCGTCGATCCCGCTGGCGCTGGCCGCCGCACACGCCGATGGACGCATCAAGCGCGGCGATCTGGTGCTGCTGGAAGCCATGGGCGGCGGCTTCACCTGGGCGTCGGCGCTTGTGCGCTGGTAA
- a CDS encoding NAD(P)/FAD-dependent oxidoreductase translates to MKTDTIVLGAGIVGTSVAHHLAQRGRSVVLVDRRGPGEETSYGNAGLVERASIYPVAFPRKISALLDVALGRNPAANYHWDALLRLAPWMFAYWRASSPARLLDYARHMETLLAFTVDEHERLARAAGATHFFRDGGWLKLYRTAAGLDVERSEFPLARSYGLSAREVSVDEALTMEPSLRPVFTGAVLWSDPHSVSSPGGVTQAYAAHFAELGGEVRRGDARTLARLGSGWMVTTEEGPVEAPEVVVALGPWAMDVLRPFGLRLPLEVKRGYHMHYHAEGNAALSRPVLDEEGGYVITPMVGGIRLTTGVEFARRDAPKTPVQLDKTESLARGLFPLGARAEPEPWMGCRPAFPDMLPVIGPAPGQNGMWLAIGHQHLGFTLGPITGRLLAEMMNGDVPCVDPAPFSAERFR, encoded by the coding sequence ATGAAGACCGACACCATCGTGCTCGGCGCCGGCATCGTCGGCACCAGCGTCGCCCATCACCTGGCGCAGCGCGGACGCTCCGTCGTGCTGGTCGACCGACGCGGTCCCGGCGAGGAGACCTCGTATGGCAATGCCGGTCTCGTGGAGCGGGCGTCGATCTATCCCGTCGCCTTTCCGCGCAAAATCTCGGCGCTTCTCGATGTCGCGCTCGGACGCAATCCGGCGGCGAACTACCATTGGGACGCGCTGCTGCGCCTCGCGCCGTGGATGTTCGCCTACTGGCGCGCCTCGTCACCCGCGCGCCTGCTCGACTACGCCCGCCACATGGAGACGCTGCTCGCCTTCACGGTGGACGAACATGAGCGCTTGGCGCGCGCCGCCGGCGCGACCCATTTCTTCCGTGACGGTGGTTGGCTGAAGCTCTACCGCACCGCTGCCGGCCTTGATGTGGAACGCAGCGAGTTCCCGCTCGCCCGCTCTTATGGGCTGAGCGCCCGCGAGGTCAGCGTCGACGAGGCGCTTACCATGGAGCCCTCGCTGCGACCGGTGTTCACCGGCGCGGTGCTTTGGTCGGACCCGCACTCGGTGTCGAGCCCCGGCGGGGTCACCCAGGCCTATGCCGCGCATTTCGCCGAATTGGGCGGCGAGGTGCGCCGGGGCGACGCGCGCACGCTGGCTCGGCTCGGCTCGGGCTGGATGGTGACCACGGAGGAAGGGCCGGTCGAGGCGCCGGAAGTGGTGGTGGCGCTCGGTCCCTGGGCCATGGATGTGCTACGCCCCTTCGGCCTGCGCCTGCCGCTTGAGGTCAAGCGCGGCTACCACATGCACTACCACGCCGAAGGCAATGCGGCGCTCTCGCGGCCCGTGCTGGACGAGGAGGGCGGCTACGTCATCACCCCGATGGTCGGCGGCATCCGCCTGACCACGGGCGTGGAGTTCGCCCGGCGCGACGCGCCCAAGACGCCGGTTCAGCTCGACAAGACCGAGTCGCTGGCGCGCGGCCTGTTTCCGCTCGGCGCGCGCGCCGAGCCGGAGCCCTGGATGGGGTGCCGCCCAGCCTTCCCGGACATGCTGCCCGTCATCGGGCCCGCGCCGGGGCAGAACGGCATGTGGCTCGCCATCGGCCACCAGCATCTCGGCTTCACGCTGGGGCCGATCACCGGCCGCCTGCTGGCGGAAATGATGAACGGCGACGTGCCGTGCGTCGACCCCGCACCGTTCTCCGCCGAACGCTTCCGCTGA
- the amaB gene encoding L-piperidine-6-carboxylate dehydrogenase, which translates to MATNEAGAMKPVAEEVVGLLQGLGVPETHWRAGTRPVHSPITGETVAHVAEASPAEAGAAVERSVAAFEAWRTVPAPRRGELVRLLGEELRAHKTELGRLVTLEAGKILSEGLGEVQEMIDICDFAVGLSRQLYGLTIASERPGHRMMETWHPVGPVAIITAFNFPVAVWSWNAALALVCGNSVLWKPSEKTPLTALAVQALFERAVRAFGAAPEGLSQLLIGGAEIGAALTDDARIPVVSATGSTRMGRIVGERVARRFGRSILELGGNNAAIVCPSADLDLALRGIAFAAMGTAGQRCTTLRRLIVHESVYDTLVPRLAKAYGSVGIGDPREAGTLIGPLIDKAAFEAMQGALDAARAAGGRVHGGERVAVGGHADAYYVRPALVELDEQIDIVKHETFAPILYVLRCTGLPEAIKLHNGVPQGLSSSIFTNDLREAETFLSAEGSDCGIANVNIGPSGAEIGGAFGGEKETGGGRESGSDAWKAYMRRATNTINYSRALPLAQGVSFDID; encoded by the coding sequence ATGGCGACGAACGAAGCCGGTGCGATGAAGCCGGTCGCGGAAGAGGTGGTCGGTCTTCTGCAGGGTCTGGGCGTTCCTGAGACGCATTGGCGCGCTGGCACACGGCCCGTCCACTCGCCGATAACCGGTGAGACCGTCGCGCATGTCGCCGAAGCGAGCCCTGCCGAGGCTGGCGCCGCGGTGGAGCGTTCAGTCGCCGCGTTCGAAGCGTGGCGCACCGTACCGGCGCCGCGACGGGGCGAACTCGTCCGCCTGCTCGGCGAGGAGCTGCGCGCCCACAAGACCGAGCTCGGCCGCCTCGTGACACTGGAAGCCGGCAAGATCCTCTCCGAGGGGCTCGGCGAGGTGCAGGAGATGATCGACATCTGCGACTTCGCCGTCGGCCTGTCGCGCCAGCTCTATGGCCTCACCATCGCCTCCGAGCGTCCCGGCCATCGCATGATGGAAACCTGGCACCCGGTGGGGCCTGTGGCCATCATCACCGCCTTCAATTTCCCGGTCGCCGTCTGGTCATGGAACGCGGCCCTGGCGCTGGTCTGCGGCAACAGCGTGCTGTGGAAGCCGTCGGAAAAGACGCCGCTCACCGCGCTCGCCGTGCAGGCGCTGTTCGAGCGGGCCGTGCGCGCCTTCGGCGCGGCGCCGGAAGGCCTGTCGCAGTTGCTGATCGGCGGCGCCGAGATCGGTGCGGCACTGACCGACGACGCCCGCATTCCTGTCGTCTCCGCCACCGGCTCGACGCGCATGGGCCGCATCGTCGGCGAACGGGTGGCGCGCCGCTTCGGTCGCTCGATTCTCGAACTCGGCGGCAACAATGCCGCCATCGTCTGCCCCTCGGCGGATCTCGACCTCGCTCTGCGCGGCATCGCCTTCGCCGCCATGGGCACGGCGGGTCAGCGCTGCACAACGCTGCGCCGCCTCATCGTGCATGAGAGCGTGTACGACACGCTGGTGCCGCGCCTCGCCAAGGCCTATGGCTCGGTCGGCATCGGCGATCCGCGCGAGGCCGGCACGCTGATCGGTCCGCTGATCGACAAGGCGGCCTTCGAGGCCATGCAGGGCGCGCTCGACGCCGCCCGTGCGGCCGGCGGCCGTGTGCACGGTGGCGAGCGCGTTGCGGTCGGGGGGCACGCGGACGCCTACTATGTCCGCCCTGCACTGGTCGAGCTCGACGAACAGATCGACATCGTCAAGCACGAGACCTTCGCCCCCATCCTTTATGTGCTGCGCTGCACCGGCCTGCCGGAAGCGATCAAGCTGCACAATGGCGTGCCGCAGGGCCTGTCTTCGTCGATCTTCACCAATGATCTGCGCGAGGCCGAGACTTTCCTCTCGGCGGAAGGTTCGGATTGCGGCATCGCCAACGTCAATATCGGGCCCTCGGGCGCCGAAATCGGCGGCGCCTTCGGCGGCGAAAAGGAGACTGGCGGCGGGCGCGAGTCCGGCTCGGACGCCTGGAAGGCCTATATGCGGCGAGCCACCAACACCATCAACTACTCGCGTGCCCTGCCGCTGGCTCAGGGCGTGTCGTTCGACATCGACTGA
- the thiL gene encoding thiamine-phosphate kinase, whose product MAEGSGAAKPSGEEALIARLFTPIATHPGALGLKDDAAHLAVPPGHELVLTKDALVAGVHFFADDPPDTIARKAMRVNLSDLAAKGARPLGVMLAFAIPPDMDAAALDAFAAGIGADAAHFEAPLLGGDTVRTPGPFTVSITAIGAVPSGTMVRRSGARPGQAIVVSGTIGDAALGLALRLAPERPGFATLTDEEAGFLRERYLLPRPRLSLSRALREHASAAMDVSDGLVGDLAKMLEASGVGGEIEAARVPLSPAARRAVEAEPALLETALTGGDDYEILAVVPHEALSRFQTVATTAGIGVAVIGQTREGQGLTVRDGEGQPVSFAQGSFSHF is encoded by the coding sequence ATGGCGGAAGGATCAGGCGCGGCGAAGCCGTCCGGCGAAGAGGCGCTGATCGCTCGTCTGTTCACCCCTATCGCCACCCATCCCGGCGCGCTTGGCCTCAAGGACGATGCCGCCCACCTCGCGGTTCCGCCCGGCCATGAACTGGTGCTGACCAAGGATGCGCTGGTGGCGGGCGTCCACTTCTTCGCCGATGATCCGCCGGACACGATTGCCCGCAAGGCGATGCGGGTCAACCTCTCCGACCTCGCCGCCAAGGGCGCCCGCCCGCTGGGCGTGATGCTGGCTTTCGCCATTCCGCCCGATATGGATGCCGCCGCGCTCGACGCCTTCGCTGCCGGTATCGGTGCCGATGCCGCGCATTTCGAGGCGCCGCTGCTGGGCGGCGACACGGTGCGCACGCCGGGACCGTTCACGGTGTCGATCACCGCCATCGGCGCCGTGCCGAGCGGCACGATGGTGCGCCGCTCCGGCGCCCGACCGGGACAGGCCATCGTGGTCAGCGGCACCATTGGCGACGCCGCGCTCGGCCTCGCCCTGCGGCTGGCGCCCGAAAGGCCGGGATTTGCGACACTGACCGATGAAGAGGCCGGGTTCCTGCGGGAGCGCTATCTGCTGCCCCGTCCGCGCCTGTCGCTCAGCCGCGCGCTGCGCGAACATGCCAGCGCCGCGATGGATGTCTCCGACGGGCTGGTCGGGGACCTCGCCAAGATGCTGGAGGCCTCTGGCGTGGGGGGCGAGATCGAGGCGGCGCGCGTGCCACTCAGCCCCGCCGCGCGACGCGCGGTAGAGGCGGAGCCGGCGTTGCTGGAGACCGCCCTGACGGGTGGCGACGATTACGAAATCCTCGCCGTCGTGCCGCATGAGGCGCTGAGCCGGTTCCAGACGGTCGCCACCACGGCGGGAATCGGCGTCGCGGTGATCGGGCAGACGCGGGAAGGGCAGGGCCTCACCGTCCGCGATGGGGAAGGCCAGCCGGTCTCCTTCGCGCAAGGCAGCTTCAGCCATTTCTGA
- a CDS encoding septal ring lytic transglycosylase RlpA family protein, with translation MGRVAGAAFATGIIFLAGGNAALASSKKTNITATSGMASYYGYGGRTANGERHSAKAMTAAHRSLPFNTRVRVTNKANGRSVVVRINDRGPFVRGRIIDVSTAVADQLGFRSRGVAKVDIAVVD, from the coding sequence ATGGGACGGGTCGCCGGCGCGGCGTTCGCGACGGGGATCATCTTTCTCGCCGGCGGCAATGCTGCCCTTGCAAGTTCAAAGAAGACGAACATCACCGCGACGTCCGGCATGGCGTCCTATTACGGCTATGGCGGCCGCACCGCCAACGGGGAGCGGCATAGCGCCAAGGCCATGACGGCGGCGCATCGCAGCTTGCCCTTCAACACCCGGGTTCGCGTCACCAACAAGGCCAATGGCCGATCGGTCGTGGTGCGGATCAACGACCGCGGCCCCTTCGTACGGGGTCGCATTATCGACGTGTCGACCGCCGTCGCCGATCAACTCGGCTTCCGAAGCCGTGGCGTGGCCAAGGTCGATATCGCCGTGGTTGACTGA
- the plsX gene encoding phosphate acyltransferase PlsX, giving the protein MSSPVRIALDVMGGDHGPEVVLPGAEIALTRHPDIAFLLYGDASRINELLKSRPKLAAASTVVHTDVVVRMDDKPSQALRQGRRVSSMWRAIDAVRMKEADCAVSAGNTGALMAMAKVNLKMMAGISRPAIACLWPTMRGESVVLDVGASIGATAQHLVDMAVMGAAMARIVFDIERPTVGLLNVGVEEIKGVEEVKDAAGALRAANHPGLAYHGFIEGDDIGRGSVDVVVTEGFSGNIALKTAEGTAKQVSEFLRGAISRSFMAKIGYLLARGAFRALREKLDPRKSNGGVFLGLNGVVIKSHGGTDAEGFASAVDIGYDMVRYQLLSRIEAGMNDRPQVSHAGAADASVSDELQVPS; this is encoded by the coding sequence ATGTCTTCGCCCGTTCGAATAGCGCTCGACGTCATGGGCGGCGACCATGGACCGGAAGTGGTCCTCCCCGGCGCCGAGATCGCGCTTACCCGCCATCCCGACATCGCCTTCCTGCTCTATGGCGACGCCTCCCGCATCAACGAGTTGCTCAAGTCGCGCCCGAAGCTGGCGGCGGCGAGCACGGTGGTGCACACCGATGTCGTCGTGCGGATGGACGACAAGCCGAGCCAGGCGCTGCGCCAGGGCCGCCGCGTCTCGTCCATGTGGCGCGCCATTGATGCGGTGCGGATGAAGGAAGCCGATTGCGCCGTCTCCGCCGGCAATACCGGCGCATTGATGGCGATGGCCAAGGTCAATCTCAAGATGATGGCCGGCATCAGCCGCCCAGCCATTGCCTGCCTGTGGCCGACCATGCGCGGGGAGAGCGTTGTGCTGGATGTCGGCGCTTCCATCGGAGCGACAGCGCAGCACCTCGTCGACATGGCCGTCATGGGCGCGGCCATGGCCCGAATCGTCTTCGACATCGAGCGTCCGACCGTCGGCCTGCTCAATGTCGGCGTCGAGGAGATCAAGGGCGTCGAAGAGGTAAAGGACGCCGCCGGCGCGCTGCGCGCGGCCAACCATCCGGGCCTCGCCTATCACGGCTTCATCGAGGGCGACGATATCGGTCGCGGCAGTGTCGACGTGGTCGTCACCGAGGGCTTCTCCGGCAATATCGCGCTCAAGACCGCCGAGGGCACGGCCAAGCAGGTGTCGGAGTTCCTGCGCGGCGCCATCAGCCGCAGCTTCATGGCCAAGATCGGTTATCTGCTGGCGCGCGGGGCGTTCCGCGCGCTGCGGGAAAAGCTTGATCCGCGCAAGTCGAATGGCGGCGTGTTCCTCGGCCTCAACGGCGTCGTGATCAAGAGCCATGGTGGCACCGATGCCGAGGGCTTCGCCTCGGCCGTCGATATCGGCTACGACATGGTCCGCTACCAGCTTCTCTCCCGTATTGAAGCGGGAATGAATGATCGTCCGCAGGTTAGCCATGCCGGCGCTGCGGATGCCTCCGTCTCTGACGAGCTACAGGTTCCATCGTGA